One region of Azoarcus sp. CIB genomic DNA includes:
- the motD gene encoding flagellar motor protein MotD produces MRRHRRHRQLDDANHENQDRWLVSYADFITLLFAFFVVMYSLSSVNEGKYRVLSDSLINAFRNITVNVPGDPVIAPPPAVAPPKPAPLSPTPDEEAEKRRRAEYKRMTTMAEDIRRVLDPLTQGGQVRVSEGARGISVEINARVLFAPGDAVLAPSAVAALRAVAEVLARAEFPVTVEGHTDNLPIRNGRFPSNWELSAVRASTVVRLFIESGMRGARLTAAGYADQRPLTDNTNEEGRARNRRVTILIESMVGEPAPRAPGSIRDGDPIRAILPPGEVTEREETPPAR; encoded by the coding sequence ATGCGACGCCACCGCCGACACCGCCAGCTGGACGACGCGAACCACGAGAATCAGGATCGCTGGCTCGTGTCCTACGCCGACTTCATCACGCTGCTGTTCGCGTTCTTCGTCGTGATGTATTCGCTGTCGTCGGTGAACGAGGGCAAGTACCGCGTCCTGTCCGATTCGCTGATCAACGCCTTCCGTAACATCACCGTGAATGTGCCGGGCGACCCGGTCATCGCGCCGCCGCCGGCGGTCGCCCCGCCCAAGCCCGCGCCGCTGTCGCCGACCCCCGACGAAGAGGCCGAGAAGCGGCGCCGCGCCGAGTACAAGCGCATGACGACGATGGCTGAGGACATCCGTCGCGTGCTGGATCCGCTCACGCAGGGCGGGCAGGTCCGCGTGTCCGAAGGGGCGCGCGGAATCTCGGTCGAGATCAACGCCCGGGTGCTGTTCGCGCCGGGCGATGCGGTCCTCGCGCCGTCCGCCGTCGCCGCGTTGCGGGCGGTTGCGGAAGTGCTCGCGCGCGCGGAGTTTCCCGTGACGGTGGAAGGTCATACCGACAACCTGCCGATCCGCAACGGGCGTTTCCCGTCGAACTGGGAGCTGTCCGCGGTGCGCGCCTCGACGGTCGTGCGGCTTTTCATCGAGTCGGGCATGCGCGGCGCCCGTCTTACCGCAGCCGGTTACGCGGATCAGCGACCGCTCACCGACAACACCAACGAGGAAGGCCGCGCGCGCAACCGGCGCGTGACGATCCTGATCGAGTCGATGGTCGGCGAGCCGGCGCCGCGCGCGCCGGGGTCGATCCGGGACGGCGATCCGATCCGCGCTATCCTTCCACCGGGCGAGGTGACGGAGCGCGAGGAAACGCCGCCGGCCCGCTGA
- a CDS encoding flagellar motor protein: protein MDKISIVGLTLGISALIMGQVIEGGHIASLLQPTAFLIVIGGTLGAVMLQSPLKVFRAGIRMTRWVFVPPPSSHAALIRQATSWSQIARKEGLLALEAQIPRINDAFTRKGLQLLVDGVEPQRLREVLEVEIDAWAAQMRQGARIWEAAGGYAPTLGILGAVLGLIHVMENLTDPSKLGAGIAVAFVATVYGVGFANLVFLPMSKKLMAYVADGVSQREMLVDGLVGIANGDNPRIIESRMQGYIA, encoded by the coding sequence ATGGACAAGATCAGCATCGTCGGGCTCACCCTCGGCATCTCCGCCCTGATCATGGGGCAGGTGATCGAGGGCGGCCATATCGCATCGCTCCTGCAGCCCACTGCCTTCCTGATCGTGATCGGCGGCACGCTGGGTGCGGTGATGCTGCAGAGCCCGCTGAAGGTTTTCCGCGCAGGCATCCGCATGACCCGCTGGGTCTTCGTGCCGCCGCCGTCGAGCCATGCGGCGCTGATCCGCCAGGCGACGAGCTGGAGCCAGATCGCGCGCAAGGAGGGGCTGCTGGCGCTGGAGGCGCAGATCCCGCGCATCAACGACGCATTCACCCGCAAGGGGCTGCAGCTCCTTGTCGATGGCGTCGAGCCGCAACGGCTGCGCGAGGTGCTGGAGGTCGAGATCGACGCCTGGGCGGCGCAGATGCGCCAGGGCGCGCGCATCTGGGAGGCTGCGGGCGGCTACGCGCCGACGCTGGGTATTCTCGGTGCGGTGCTGGGCCTGATCCACGTGATGGAGAACCTGACCGATCCGTCGAAGCTGGGCGCCGGCATTGCGGTGGCCTTCGTCGCGACGGTGTATGGCGTGGGCTTCGCCAACCTCGTTTTCCTGCCGATGTCGAAGAAGCTGATGGCTTACGTGGCCGACGGAGTGTCGCAGCGCGAGATGCTCGTCGACGGGCTGGTCGGCATCGCCAACGGCGACAACCCGCGCATCATCGAGAGCCGCATGCAGGGCTACATCGCCTGA
- a CDS encoding RNA polymerase sigma factor FliA, translating into MYDAAGNLDKNHLVEAYAPLVKRIAYHLMAKLPASVQMDDLIQNGMMGLLDAISRFEDGLGAQFETYAVQRIRGAMLDGLRENDWLPRSLRRDMRRIESAVHELEQRNGRQPSEVELAELLGMPLVEYQRMLQDARGYQLVHFEDFTDGEGEDYFERHLGAHESNPADILEKADMRNALVRAIEDLPEREKLMMALYYDEELNLREIGEVLGVSESRVCQLHSQAVARLRSRILGTARPAGATTGARRGRPPKNPPSGA; encoded by the coding sequence ATGTACGACGCAGCTGGTAATCTCGACAAGAACCACCTCGTGGAGGCTTATGCCCCCCTGGTCAAGCGCATCGCCTACCACCTGATGGCGAAGCTGCCGGCCAGCGTGCAGATGGATGACTTGATCCAGAACGGCATGATGGGCCTGCTGGATGCGATCAGCCGTTTCGAGGATGGGCTCGGCGCGCAGTTCGAGACCTACGCGGTGCAGCGCATCCGCGGCGCGATGCTCGACGGCCTGCGCGAGAACGACTGGCTGCCGCGCAGCCTGCGGCGCGACATGCGCCGCATCGAGTCGGCGGTGCACGAGCTCGAGCAGCGCAACGGGCGCCAGCCGAGCGAGGTGGAGCTCGCGGAATTACTGGGGATGCCGCTCGTCGAGTACCAGCGCATGCTGCAGGACGCGCGTGGCTACCAGCTCGTGCATTTCGAGGACTTCACCGACGGCGAGGGCGAGGACTACTTCGAGCGCCACCTCGGCGCGCACGAGTCGAATCCGGCCGACATCCTCGAGAAGGCGGACATGCGTAACGCGCTCGTGCGGGCGATCGAAGATCTGCCCGAGCGCGAGAAACTGATGATGGCGCTGTACTACGACGAGGAGCTCAACCTGCGCGAGATCGGTGAGGTGCTGGGCGTTTCCGAGTCGCGCGTGTGCCAGCTCCACAGCCAGGCTGTGGCGCGCCTGCGCTCGCGCATCCTGGGGACCGCGCGGCCGGCCGGCGCGACGACCGGGGCGCGTCGCGGACGGCCGCCCAAGAATCCGCCGTCCGGCGCCTGA
- the flhF gene encoding flagellar biosynthesis protein FlhF, translating to MNVKRYFAPSAREALRALKAELGADAIVLSNRAVEGGVEILALPAEDVGALPGTPRAAAPAPQPAPRSAPMAPAAEDDDFQVSLSGRAPAAPAATPKPAKIIRPFNPPRMETADYVMRTRAAALSEQYSIDDWSAPDAAPAPLAATTVPAPKQPAPVAVQVRAAEPARELEDERIRSLQEANVQLMKEMAGIRSMIERQLAGFAWGETRRKAPARADIVGELLEAGFSSVLARRLAESVDEEASPEDARAAVKNALARDLRAVASDSDIIDRGGVFALVGPTGVGKTTTTAKLAARCVVRHGAERLALITTDGYRIGAQEQLRIYGRILGVPVFSVRDAADLRQTLAELRNKHMVLIDTMGMSQRDKMVAEQAAMLTGAGDVRRLLLLNSTCRGDTLADVVRAYSGPDLAGCVLTKVDEAASLAPALDVAVRNELNVFYVANGQRVPEDLHLPNRAYLLHRALREQATESPWKLQGDEAALMLAAGGV from the coding sequence ATGAACGTCAAGCGCTACTTTGCCCCCTCCGCCCGTGAGGCCCTGCGTGCCCTGAAGGCCGAACTCGGTGCCGATGCCATCGTGCTGTCGAACCGCGCGGTCGAGGGCGGCGTCGAGATCCTGGCCCTGCCGGCGGAAGACGTCGGAGCGCTGCCGGGGACGCCGCGCGCTGCCGCGCCTGCGCCACAGCCGGCCCCCCGGTCGGCCCCCATGGCACCGGCGGCCGAGGACGACGACTTCCAGGTGAGCCTGTCGGGACGTGCGCCCGCGGCTCCGGCTGCGACGCCGAAGCCGGCAAAGATCATCCGCCCGTTCAACCCGCCGCGCATGGAGACGGCCGATTACGTGATGCGCACGCGCGCCGCGGCACTGAGCGAGCAGTACTCGATCGACGACTGGAGTGCGCCCGACGCCGCGCCCGCTCCGCTTGCCGCGACGACGGTTCCTGCCCCGAAGCAGCCGGCCCCGGTCGCAGTGCAGGTCCGTGCCGCCGAGCCCGCACGCGAGCTCGAGGACGAACGCATCCGTTCGCTGCAGGAAGCGAACGTCCAGTTGATGAAGGAAATGGCCGGGATCCGCAGCATGATCGAGCGCCAGCTCGCGGGCTTTGCGTGGGGCGAGACCCGGCGCAAGGCGCCCGCACGGGCGGATATCGTCGGCGAGCTGCTCGAAGCCGGGTTCTCCAGCGTGCTTGCACGCCGGCTGGCCGAATCCGTGGATGAAGAAGCTTCGCCGGAGGACGCCCGCGCCGCGGTGAAGAACGCCCTCGCGCGCGACTTGCGTGCGGTCGCGTCGGATTCGGACATCATTGATCGTGGTGGCGTGTTCGCGCTGGTCGGGCCGACGGGCGTGGGCAAGACCACGACGACGGCGAAGCTCGCTGCGCGCTGCGTCGTGCGCCACGGCGCCGAGCGGCTGGCACTGATCACGACCGACGGCTACCGGATCGGCGCGCAGGAGCAGCTGCGCATCTACGGCCGCATCCTCGGGGTGCCAGTGTTCTCGGTGCGCGACGCCGCCGACCTGCGCCAGACGCTTGCCGAGCTGCGCAACAAGCACATGGTGCTGATCGACACGATGGGCATGAGCCAGCGCGACAAGATGGTGGCCGAGCAGGCGGCGATGCTGACCGGTGCCGGCGACGTGCGCCGCCTGCTGCTGCTCAATTCGACCTGCCGCGGCGACACGCTCGCCGACGTCGTGCGTGCTTACAGTGGACCGGACCTGGCCGGCTGCGTGCTGACCAAGGTCGACGAGGCGGCATCGCTCGCTCCGGCGCTCGATGTGGCCGTGCGCAACGAGCTCAATGTGTTCTATGTCGCCAACGGCCAACGCGTGCCTGAGGACCTGCACCTGCCGAATCGCGCCTACCTGCTGCACCGCGCGCTGCGCGAGCAGGCGACCGAGTCGCCGTGGAAGCTGCAGGGCGACGAAGCGGCGCTGATGCTGGCGGCCGGCGGAGTCTGA
- the flhA gene encoding flagellar biosynthesis protein FlhA encodes MNDVLNLRALLTPTNLRMLGAPIFIIMVLSMMVLPLPPFALDVFFTFNIAVSVMVMLVAMYTRRPLEFSVFPTVLLVTTLLRLALNVASTRIVLLEGHTGPDAAGKVIEAFGHFLVGGNTAIGLVVFVILVVINFVVVTKGAGRIAEVSARFALDAMPGKQMAIDADLNAGLVDEAEAKRRRKEVAQESEFFGAMDGASKFVRGDAVAGIVILLINIIGGLLVGIVQHDMPAGVAVETYTLLTIGDGLVAQIPALIISVAAGMVVSRVGDDADVGGLVINQVFSNPQVLMLTAVIIGVLGLIPGMPNLVFILMAGSLGWLAWRRVGITRQEAAATARVAPEAAAAVPPAESQEASWNDVAPVDVLGLEVGYRLIPMVDKGQDGELLKRIRGLRKKFAQDVGFLSAPVHIRDNLELKPNAYRIALKGVEIGSGEAYPGQYLAINPGRVTGPLAGRETRDPAFDLPAYWIDASQREQAHALGYTVVDASTVVATHLNHLILNHAAELLGRQETQALLDHIGKTTPKLVEDLVPALLPVATVQRVLQNLLEEGVNIRDMRTIIETLAENAPRIQDPLELTSRVRQALGRSILQSLFPGNADIQVMALDPALERILMQAMSTGGGDGGVIEPSLADGMLRHAAEVSQRQEDMGLPPVLLVPPQLRWLLSRFLRRAVPSLKVIANSEVPETRTIRVTAMVGGAAR; translated from the coding sequence ATGAACGATGTCCTCAACCTGCGTGCGCTGCTGACGCCGACCAACCTGCGCATGCTGGGCGCGCCGATATTCATCATCATGGTGCTGTCCATGATGGTGCTGCCGCTGCCGCCGTTCGCGCTGGACGTGTTCTTCACCTTCAACATCGCCGTGTCGGTGATGGTGATGCTGGTGGCGATGTACACGCGCCGGCCGCTGGAGTTTTCGGTATTCCCGACCGTGTTGCTGGTGACGACGCTGCTGCGCCTGGCGCTGAACGTCGCGTCGACGCGCATCGTGCTGCTCGAGGGCCACACCGGCCCTGACGCCGCGGGCAAGGTCATCGAGGCCTTCGGCCACTTCCTCGTCGGCGGCAACACCGCGATCGGCCTGGTGGTGTTCGTGATCCTCGTCGTCATCAACTTCGTCGTCGTGACGAAGGGCGCGGGGCGCATCGCCGAAGTGAGCGCGCGCTTCGCCCTGGACGCGATGCCCGGCAAGCAGATGGCGATCGATGCCGACCTCAATGCGGGGCTGGTCGACGAGGCGGAAGCGAAGCGCCGGCGCAAGGAGGTTGCGCAGGAGTCGGAATTCTTCGGCGCGATGGACGGTGCGTCGAAGTTCGTGCGTGGGGATGCGGTCGCGGGCATCGTGATCCTGCTGATCAACATCATCGGCGGGTTGCTCGTCGGCATCGTGCAGCACGACATGCCGGCCGGTGTCGCGGTCGAGACCTATACGTTGCTGACGATCGGCGACGGCCTCGTCGCGCAGATCCCGGCCCTGATCATCTCGGTCGCGGCGGGCATGGTCGTGTCGCGCGTCGGCGACGATGCGGACGTGGGCGGCCTGGTGATCAATCAGGTGTTCTCGAATCCGCAGGTGCTGATGCTCACGGCGGTAATCATCGGCGTGCTGGGCCTGATTCCCGGCATGCCGAACCTGGTGTTCATCCTGATGGCCGGTTCGCTCGGCTGGCTCGCCTGGCGGCGCGTCGGCATCACGCGCCAGGAGGCGGCCGCGACTGCACGGGTGGCGCCCGAGGCTGCGGCGGCGGTGCCCCCGGCCGAGAGCCAGGAGGCGAGCTGGAACGACGTCGCTCCAGTGGATGTGCTGGGGCTGGAAGTCGGCTACCGGCTGATCCCGATGGTCGACAAGGGCCAGGACGGCGAGCTGCTGAAGCGCATCCGCGGGCTGCGCAAGAAGTTCGCGCAGGACGTCGGCTTCCTGTCGGCGCCGGTGCATATCCGGGACAACCTCGAACTCAAGCCGAACGCGTACCGCATTGCCTTGAAGGGTGTCGAGATCGGTTCGGGCGAGGCCTATCCGGGCCAGTATCTGGCGATCAACCCGGGGCGCGTGACCGGGCCGCTCGCCGGGCGCGAGACGCGCGATCCGGCGTTCGATCTGCCCGCGTACTGGATCGACGCGAGCCAGCGCGAGCAGGCGCATGCGCTGGGCTACACGGTCGTCGACGCGAGCACGGTGGTCGCGACGCACCTCAACCACCTGATCCTGAACCACGCCGCGGAACTGCTCGGACGCCAGGAGACGCAGGCGCTGCTCGACCATATCGGCAAGACGACGCCGAAGCTCGTCGAGGACCTCGTGCCGGCGCTGCTGCCGGTCGCGACGGTGCAGCGCGTGCTGCAGAACCTGCTCGAAGAAGGGGTCAATATCCGCGACATGCGCACGATCATCGAGACGCTCGCCGAGAACGCGCCGCGTATCCAGGATCCGCTCGAGCTCACGTCGCGGGTGCGTCAGGCGCTGGGCCGTTCGATCCTGCAGAGCCTCTTCCCGGGCAATGCCGATATCCAGGTGATGGCCCTCGATCCGGCGCTCGAACGCATCCTCATGCAGGCGATGTCGACGGGGGGCGGCGATGGCGGCGTCATCGAGCCGAGCCTCGCCGACGGCATGCTGCGGCACGCGGCCGAGGTGTCGCAGCGGCAGGAAGATATGGGGCTGCCGCCGGTGCTGCTGGTGCCGCCGCAGCTGCGCTGGCTGCTGTCGCGCTTCCTGCGCCGCGCGGTGCCTTCGCTCAAGGTCATCGCGAATTCGGAAGTGCCCGAGACGCGCACGATCCGCGTCACGGCGATGGTGGGCGGGGCCGCGCGCTGA
- the flhB gene encoding flagellar biosynthesis protein FlhB, translated as MAEDSDLEKTEQPSSRRLEQAREEGQVPQSRELSTFLVLIAGIGALWMMGEWISGRILGMLRAGFAIERARAFDAKLMLESFGDLFTDALLTMMPLFGILVLAAIAAPVLMGGFVFAPKMLGLKLERMNPIQGIGRMFSMHGLAELVKSLLKAAVVGLMGVFAVWREHEHIFALTGEAVEAAVPDFLEMVLFATLLIIMGLAILALIDVPFQLWQYNKKLRMTKEEVKRESKEQEGDPQVKGRIRAMQREMARRRMMTQVPMADVVVTNPTHFSVALKYDADKMRAPIVVAKGRGEVALKIRELAKEHKVPMLEAPPLARALYKHCELEQAVPGALYTAVAEVMAYVYQLNHWMAHGGLPPAAPGKLPVPADMDPGAPD; from the coding sequence GTGGCCGAAGACAGCGATCTCGAGAAAACCGAACAGCCATCGTCACGAAGGCTGGAACAGGCCCGCGAGGAGGGGCAGGTTCCGCAGTCGCGCGAGCTGTCGACCTTTCTGGTCCTGATCGCGGGCATCGGCGCGCTGTGGATGATGGGGGAATGGATCTCGGGGCGCATCCTCGGCATGTTGCGCGCCGGCTTCGCGATCGAGCGGGCACGTGCCTTCGATGCGAAGCTGATGCTGGAGAGCTTCGGCGATCTGTTCACCGATGCGCTGCTGACGATGATGCCGCTGTTCGGGATCCTGGTGCTGGCGGCGATCGCGGCGCCGGTCCTGATGGGGGGCTTCGTGTTCGCGCCCAAGATGCTGGGGCTGAAGCTCGAACGCATGAACCCCATCCAGGGCATCGGTCGCATGTTCTCGATGCACGGGCTGGCCGAGCTGGTGAAATCGCTTCTGAAGGCGGCGGTGGTCGGGCTGATGGGCGTCTTCGCGGTGTGGCGCGAGCACGAGCACATTTTCGCCCTGACGGGCGAGGCGGTGGAAGCGGCGGTGCCGGATTTTCTCGAGATGGTGCTGTTCGCGACGCTGCTGATCATCATGGGGCTGGCGATCCTCGCGCTGATCGACGTGCCGTTCCAGCTGTGGCAGTACAACAAGAAGCTGCGCATGACGAAGGAAGAGGTCAAGCGCGAGAGCAAGGAACAGGAAGGCGATCCGCAGGTGAAGGGGCGCATCCGCGCGATGCAGCGCGAGATGGCGCGTCGCCGCATGATGACGCAGGTGCCGATGGCGGATGTGGTGGTGACGAACCCGACGCACTTCTCGGTGGCGCTGAAGTACGACGCGGACAAGATGCGCGCGCCGATCGTCGTCGCGAAGGGACGCGGCGAGGTCGCGCTGAAGATCCGCGAGTTGGCGAAGGAACACAAGGTGCCGATGCTGGAGGCGCCGCCGCTGGCGCGTGCGTTGTACAAGCACTGCGAACTGGAGCAGGCGGTGCCGGGGGCGCTGTACACGGCGGTGGCCGAGGTGATGGCCTACGTGTATCAGCTCAACCACTGGATGGCTCACGGCGGACTTCCGCCCGCGGCGCCCGGCAAGCTGCCGGTGCCCGCAGACATGGACCCCGGCGCGCCCGACTGA
- a CDS encoding DUF192 domain-containing protein, whose protein sequence is MSLPSFFGRCAAIVTLIAVCLPAARAELPMVELGAGMHRIEAELAHTDQARQIGLMNRKAMPLQRGMVFVFTQDARHCMWMKNTLIPLSVAFMDRDGRILNIADMQPQSEVSHCAAAPARFALEMNAGWFAARGIGAGTVIRGIGRLPAGR, encoded by the coding sequence ATGAGTCTTCCGTCCTTTTTCGGTCGCTGTGCGGCGATCGTCACGCTGATCGCTGTCTGCCTGCCCGCTGCGCGTGCGGAATTGCCGATGGTCGAACTGGGGGCGGGGATGCACCGCATCGAGGCGGAATTGGCGCATACCGATCAGGCGCGCCAGATCGGTCTGATGAATCGCAAGGCGATGCCGCTGCAGCGCGGGATGGTGTTCGTGTTCACACAGGATGCGCGCCATTGCATGTGGATGAAGAACACACTGATCCCCTTGTCGGTGGCATTCATGGATCGCGACGGACGCATCCTGAACATCGCCGACATGCAGCCGCAATCGGAGGTCAGCCATTGCGCCGCGGCGCCGGCGCGCTTCGCGCTGGAGATGAATGCCGGTTGGTTCGCCGCGCGCGGCATCGGCGCCGGTACGGTGATCCGCGGCATCGGCCGGCTACCTGCCGGACGCTGA
- a CDS encoding rRNA large subunit pseudouridine synthase E, whose amino-acid sequence MSRVILLNKPFGVMCQFTAEPGRPTLKDFVPVPGVYAAGRLDTDSEGLLLLTDDGALQHRIADPRHKLPKTYVVQVEGVPDEDALARLRGGLDLGDFVTRPCEARPIPEPDWLWPRDPPVRFRKSVPTSWLEIVLREGKNRQVRRMTAKAGFPTLRLIRVTIGEWSLAGLAPGAWRAEEVDGGRLGSEGRARTAGSSRIRRA is encoded by the coding sequence ATGTCCCGCGTCATTCTTCTCAACAAGCCTTTCGGCGTGATGTGTCAGTTCACGGCGGAGCCGGGGCGGCCGACGCTGAAGGATTTCGTGCCGGTGCCTGGCGTGTATGCGGCCGGGCGGCTCGATACCGACAGTGAGGGGCTGCTGCTGCTGACCGATGACGGCGCGCTGCAGCACCGGATCGCGGATCCGCGCCACAAGCTGCCCAAGACCTATGTCGTGCAGGTCGAGGGGGTGCCGGACGAAGACGCGCTGGCGCGGCTGCGCGGGGGGCTGGATCTGGGGGATTTCGTGACGCGGCCGTGCGAGGCACGGCCCATTCCGGAGCCCGACTGGTTGTGGCCGCGCGACCCGCCGGTGCGTTTCCGCAAGAGCGTGCCGACGTCGTGGCTGGAGATCGTGCTGCGCGAGGGGAAGAACCGGCAGGTGCGACGGATGACCGCGAAGGCGGGTTTCCCGACCTTGCGCTTGATCCGGGTGACGATCGGCGAATGGTCGCTCGCGGGCCTAGCGCCGGGGGCGTGGCGCGCCGAGGAGGTGGATGGCGGGCGCCTTGGCAGCGAAGGGCGGGCGCGCACGGCCGGCTCCTCACGCATCCGGCGCGCTTAA
- the rlmD gene encoding 23S rRNA (uracil(1939)-C(5))-methyltransferase RlmD: MPVAVIESLDHEGRGFTRVDGKAVFVDGALPGETVEYRVVRQRPSYDLAELERVLKPSGQRVVPPCPHYGTCGGCSMQHFDSVAQAATKQRVLEDALWHIAKVTPDVIYPAIHGPAWGYRYRARIGVRMVPSKGGVLIGFHERRSSYIADMQSCAVLPAHVSALLPALHELVAGLSIPDRLPQIEIAVSEDITVLVFRNLMPFTPQDIANLAAFADAHGVQVWQQPGSPETAKPLHPKKGPGLAYTLPEFDVTLDFLPTDFTQVNVDINRLLIRRSMQLLDPQPGERIADLFCGLGNFSLPIARRGAHVIGVEGSDTLVARALKNARRNGLAERTEFYAANLFEATEDSLAALGRLDKLLIDPPREGAIAVVKALSEQQMPPRIVYVSCNPATLARDAAVLVREKGYVLRGAGIANMFPQTSHVESIALFERG, from the coding sequence ATGCCTGTTGCTGTCATCGAATCTCTGGACCATGAAGGGCGCGGTTTTACCCGTGTGGACGGCAAGGCGGTGTTCGTCGATGGCGCGTTGCCCGGCGAGACGGTCGAATACCGGGTGGTGCGCCAGAGGCCGAGCTACGACCTGGCCGAACTGGAGCGCGTGCTCAAGCCCAGCGGGCAGCGGGTGGTGCCGCCTTGTCCGCATTACGGTACGTGCGGCGGCTGCTCGATGCAGCATTTCGATTCGGTGGCGCAGGCGGCGACCAAGCAGCGCGTGCTCGAGGATGCGCTGTGGCACATCGCCAAGGTCACGCCGGACGTGATTTATCCGGCGATCCACGGACCGGCATGGGGCTATCGCTACCGCGCGCGCATCGGCGTGCGGATGGTGCCGTCGAAGGGCGGGGTGCTGATCGGTTTTCACGAGCGTCGTAGCAGCTACATCGCCGACATGCAGAGCTGTGCGGTGCTGCCCGCGCATGTGTCGGCGCTGCTGCCGGCGCTGCACGAACTGGTCGCGGGTCTGTCGATCCCCGACCGGCTGCCGCAGATCGAGATCGCGGTGAGCGAGGACATCACGGTGCTGGTGTTCCGCAACCTGATGCCGTTCACGCCGCAGGACATCGCGAACCTGGCGGCGTTTGCCGACGCGCACGGCGTGCAGGTGTGGCAGCAACCGGGCAGCCCGGAAACGGCAAAGCCGCTGCATCCGAAGAAGGGGCCGGGGCTCGCGTATACGCTGCCCGAGTTCGACGTGACGCTGGACTTCCTGCCGACGGACTTCACGCAGGTGAACGTCGACATCAACCGGCTGCTGATCCGCCGCTCGATGCAACTGCTGGACCCGCAGCCGGGCGAGCGCATCGCCGACCTGTTCTGCGGTCTGGGGAACTTCAGTCTGCCGATCGCGCGTCGCGGGGCGCATGTGATCGGGGTCGAGGGCAGCGACACGCTAGTCGCGCGGGCGCTGAAGAATGCCCGTCGCAACGGCCTGGCGGAGCGGACCGAGTTCTACGCGGCGAATCTTTTCGAGGCCACCGAGGACAGCCTTGCCGCGCTCGGCCGGCTCGACAAGTTGCTGATCGATCCGCCGCGCGAGGGGGCGATCGCGGTGGTCAAGGCGCTGAGCGAACAGCAGATGCCGCCGCGCATCGTGTATGTGTCGTGCAACCCGGCAACGCTCGCGCGCGACGCGGCGGTACTGGTGCGCGAAAAGGGCTACGTGCTGCGTGGCGCGGGGATCGCGAACATGTTCCCGCAGACCTCGCACGTCGAGTCGATCGCGTTGTTCGAGCGGGGCTGA
- the bamC gene encoding outer membrane protein assembly factor BamC encodes MNRTLRTAASLLGAAIALSGCSGSLVESKKIDYKSARQLPSLEIPPDLTAPTRDDRYVVPDVSPKGVATYSAYATDRAQPQPTASQQQVLPKVESMRVERAGSQRWLVVQGSAESMWPKVKDFWLETGFILNVERPEVGVMETDWAEDRAKIPQDFIRSALGKVLDGVFSTPVRDKFRTRLEAGKDPDTVEIYISHRGMMEIYPNEAKDTTVWQPRPADPELEAEMLRRLMVRLGAAEERAAAIVAAAPAAERAALKGATGGSVTLAIDESFDRAWRRVGLALDRIGFTVEDRDRSKGLFFVRYVDPDADLQTKKSEGILSKLAFWRSNEQVVQKGGEYRLRVRAEGDKSVVSVMTREGGEDSSETARKILGLLQEQLR; translated from the coding sequence ATGAATCGTACCTTGCGTACTGCGGCTTCGCTGCTCGGCGCTGCCATCGCCCTGTCGGGTTGTTCCGGCTCCCTCGTCGAATCCAAGAAGATCGATTACAAGAGCGCACGGCAGCTGCCGTCGCTGGAAATTCCGCCGGACCTCACGGCGCCGACGCGCGACGACCGTTATGTCGTGCCGGACGTCTCGCCCAAGGGCGTGGCGACCTATTCGGCCTACGCGACCGACCGCGCACAGCCCCAGCCGACTGCAAGCCAGCAGCAGGTGCTGCCGAAGGTAGAAAGCATGCGCGTCGAGCGTGCAGGCAGCCAGCGCTGGTTGGTGGTCCAGGGCTCGGCGGAATCCATGTGGCCCAAGGTCAAGGACTTCTGGCTCGAAACGGGGTTCATCCTCAACGTCGAGCGTCCTGAAGTCGGTGTGATGGAGACCGACTGGGCAGAGGACCGTGCGAAGATCCCGCAGGACTTCATCCGCTCGGCGCTGGGCAAGGTGCTCGACGGCGTGTTCTCGACGCCGGTGCGCGACAAGTTCCGCACGCGGCTGGAGGCGGGCAAGGATCCCGATACCGTCGAGATCTACATCAGCCATCGCGGCATGATGGAGATCTATCCCAACGAGGCCAAGGATACGACCGTGTGGCAGCCGCGGCCGGCCGATCCCGAACTCGAAGCGGAAATGCTGCGTCGCCTGATGGTCCGGCTCGGGGCGGCCGAAGAGCGCGCGGCGGCAATCGTCGCGGCGGCACCGGCGGCCGAGCGTGCCGCCCTCAAGGGGGCGACCGGCGGCAGCGTGACGCTGGCAATCGACGAGTCCTTCGACCGGGCGTGGCGTCGCGTGGGTCTGGCGCTGGACCGCATCGGCTTCACGGTCGAGGATCGTGACCGCTCGAAGGGACTCTTCTTCGTTCGCTACGTGGATCCGGATGCAGACCTGCAGACGAAGAAATCCGAGGGCATCCTGTCCAAGCTCGCTTTCTGGCGCAGCAACGAGCAGGTGGTGCAGAAGGGCGGCGAATACCGCCTGCGCGTCCGGGCCGAGGGGGATAAATCGGTGGTCAGCGTGATGACCCGCGAGGGGGGCGAGGATTCGTCCGAAACCGCCCGCAAGATCCTCGGGCTGCTGCAGGAGCAGTTGCGGTAA